In a single window of the Pseudodesulfovibrio profundus genome:
- a CDS encoding phosphatidate cytidylyltransferase — protein MDIPAHQKRIATSIGLAIIPALALIFQGWVLFTALAVLCSFALWEYYDLFRSHQGIKTVKSLGTAFAFLLLGAFTTGDLIYPAVVIVFAFWVAAFIFLFRYSTDMTASFVQAMIFLSGLIYIPVNLHFFLNFSPAECILVIGAAAVSDTAAFYAGSMWGKKKIWPKVSPKKSWAGSLGGLTACVIGTTIFGSFLGTAAIWQWILLGAALNIAAQMGDFFESALKRSLEIKDSGRFLPGHGGLLDRVDSLLLVVPVYGLLSAMHPFFQ, from the coding sequence ATGGATATCCCCGCTCACCAAAAGCGCATAGCTACCAGCATAGGCCTCGCCATAATCCCCGCACTTGCTCTCATTTTTCAAGGATGGGTGCTCTTCACAGCCTTAGCAGTCCTGTGCTCCTTCGCATTATGGGAGTACTATGACCTCTTTCGTTCACATCAGGGTATCAAGACCGTAAAATCCCTTGGCACCGCTTTCGCCTTCCTTCTTTTGGGTGCCTTTACCACCGGAGACCTCATCTACCCTGCCGTGGTTATTGTTTTCGCCTTCTGGGTAGCTGCATTCATTTTTCTATTTCGCTATTCAACGGACATGACAGCTTCGTTCGTACAGGCCATGATATTCCTGTCCGGACTTATTTATATCCCAGTCAACCTGCACTTTTTCCTGAATTTTTCACCTGCTGAATGCATCCTTGTCATTGGTGCTGCCGCTGTATCCGATACTGCCGCCTTTTACGCTGGCTCCATGTGGGGCAAGAAAAAGATATGGCCTAAGGTAAGCCCCAAAAAATCCTGGGCAGGCAGCCTTGGGGGACTCACGGCCTGTGTTATCGGCACTACCATTTTTGGATCCTTCTTGGGAACCGCAGCCATTTGGCAGTGGATTCTGCTCGGAGCAGCACTGAACATTGCAGCACAAATGGGTGATTTCTTTGAATCAGCACTCAAACGCTCTTTGGAAATCAAGGATTCCGGGCGTTTTCTTCCTGGTCATGGTGGATTGCTTGATCGGGTGGACTCTCTGCTTCTGGTCGTTCCAGTATATGGGCTGCTCAGTGCCATGCATCCTTTCTTCCAGTAA
- a CDS encoding isoprenyl transferase: MEKSTIPAHIAIIMDGNGRWAKQRGLPRTEGHKAGTETARAVVTRCRELGVKHLTLYTFSKENWSRPKDEVKTLFDLLTTFLKREEKSLKQQGIRLSVLGEIDDMPLAVRQVLKHVMRQTKDCDGMTLNLALNYSGRDEILRATRSLVEQGVSPEEITEESFAAELWTNGQPDPDLIIRTSGELRLSNYLLFQCAYSEFYFTDILWPDFSPNELEKAISELGNRERRFGKTGDQVST, encoded by the coding sequence TTGGAAAAATCCACTATTCCAGCTCATATCGCCATCATCATGGATGGCAATGGACGGTGGGCGAAACAGCGCGGGCTGCCTCGGACAGAAGGCCATAAGGCCGGAACAGAGACAGCCCGCGCCGTCGTCACACGTTGCCGTGAATTAGGGGTCAAACACCTCACGCTTTACACGTTTTCCAAAGAAAACTGGTCACGCCCGAAAGATGAAGTGAAGACGCTTTTCGACCTGCTGACCACTTTTCTGAAGCGGGAAGAGAAAAGCCTCAAGCAGCAAGGAATCCGTTTGTCTGTTCTCGGAGAAATCGACGACATGCCCCTGGCTGTTCGTCAAGTGCTCAAGCACGTTATGCGGCAAACCAAAGACTGCGATGGCATGACACTCAACCTGGCTCTGAATTATTCCGGGCGCGATGAAATATTGCGTGCGACTCGCTCCCTGGTAGAGCAAGGTGTCTCACCAGAAGAAATCACTGAAGAATCATTTGCTGCGGAACTCTGGACCAATGGTCAACCGGACCCGGATCTGATCATCAGGACAAGCGGCGAGTTGCGGCTATCAAACTACCTCTTGTTCCAATGTGCATATTCCGAATTCTACTTTACAGACATACTGTGGCCGGACTTCAGCCCGAACGAACTGGAAAAAGCGATTTCAGAGCTTGGCAACAGGGAGCGTCGATTTGGAAAAACCGGAGACCAGGTTTCCACATAG
- the frr gene encoding ribosome recycling factor, translating into MQSLLNDGKKRMDGAISALKKEFDKLRTGRATTALVDNIIVDYYGTPTPLNQLASVSVPDPKTITIQPWDKGAFASTEKAIMSSDLGLTPVNDGKIIRISIPPLTEERRKDLVKVAKKYTEDCKIAIRNVRRDLNDSLKTMEKDKEISEDEKKKGEADVQKLTDDFVKLSESTLEAKEKEILEI; encoded by the coding sequence ATGCAATCCCTGCTTAATGATGGAAAGAAACGAATGGACGGTGCCATCAGTGCACTGAAGAAAGAGTTCGACAAACTCCGCACCGGTCGTGCGACCACTGCGCTTGTCGATAATATCATAGTTGATTATTACGGAACGCCCACCCCGCTTAACCAGCTGGCTTCCGTTTCCGTCCCTGATCCCAAAACCATCACCATTCAACCTTGGGACAAGGGTGCGTTTGCTTCTACAGAAAAAGCAATCATGTCCTCCGACCTCGGCCTGACTCCGGTAAACGACGGCAAGATCATTCGCATCTCGATTCCCCCGCTCACAGAAGAGCGCCGCAAAGACCTTGTCAAAGTCGCGAAAAAGTACACCGAAGACTGCAAGATTGCTATTCGCAACGTTCGCCGTGATCTGAACGATTCTCTGAAGACCATGGAGAAAGACAAGGAAATCAGCGAAGACGAAAAGAAAAAAGGTGAAGCTGACGTTCAGAAGCTCACTGATGATTTCGTAAAACTCAGCGAATCCACCCTTGAAGCCAAGGAAAAAGAAATCCTTGAAATCTAA
- a CDS encoding SPL family radical SAM protein, which produces MTNSSSLPNHLRNIRHVFVDETMQDSPITQRVRERLASTSHADIPWTTLPSGSDRVEFDQGKDQALYLKEYKGKFLRFCPGTRAYHCCGYRIIHFGENCPMRCSYCILQAYFQDRILKIWANQQDLFSELGDAFGADRNKRYRVGTGEFTDSLALEHLTGYAGDMIEFLGDYDNVALELKSKIVDLSWMDSVKRPDRILPAWSLNAPFVNEHEEFDVSTLKERLNAAKVCADAGFRVCLHFDPIIHYPGWKEGYAEIIDTIFDYLSPADIAYMSLGSFRCMPQLTPIIADNFPDTTYIYNEFVSGLDGKARLLRPLRVEQFQFMVNRLRSHGMDKQLYFCMESTEVWKEVFGYAPSDFGGLGKHLMAQAFGE; this is translated from the coding sequence ATGACTAACTCCAGCTCCCTCCCAAACCATTTAAGAAACATCCGACATGTTTTTGTGGATGAAACGATGCAGGACTCCCCCATCACGCAACGAGTTCGGGAACGCCTTGCTTCGACCAGCCACGCAGATATTCCTTGGACCACCCTCCCCAGCGGGAGCGACAGAGTTGAATTTGACCAAGGCAAAGATCAGGCACTGTATCTCAAGGAATACAAAGGGAAATTTCTTCGATTCTGCCCTGGCACACGTGCCTATCACTGCTGCGGCTATCGAATCATTCACTTTGGCGAGAACTGCCCCATGCGCTGTTCATACTGCATTCTTCAAGCCTACTTTCAGGACAGAATTCTCAAGATATGGGCAAACCAACAGGATTTGTTCAGCGAACTGGGGGACGCCTTCGGTGCCGACCGGAACAAGCGATACCGTGTCGGAACCGGTGAATTCACCGACTCACTCGCCCTTGAACACCTCACGGGGTACGCTGGCGACATGATCGAGTTCCTTGGCGATTATGACAACGTGGCCCTCGAGCTCAAATCGAAGATCGTGGACCTGTCATGGATGGACAGTGTCAAACGCCCGGATCGAATCCTTCCGGCGTGGTCGCTCAATGCTCCCTTTGTTAACGAACACGAGGAGTTTGATGTTTCCACTCTGAAAGAGCGCCTAAACGCCGCAAAAGTATGCGCTGATGCAGGATTTCGTGTCTGTCTGCACTTTGACCCGATAATCCACTATCCGGGATGGAAAGAAGGATACGCAGAGATAATTGATACGATTTTTGACTACCTGTCCCCCGCTGACATTGCCTACATGTCACTGGGATCATTTCGCTGCATGCCGCAACTGACACCGATCATTGCTGACAATTTCCCTGATACAACGTACATATACAATGAGTTTGTCTCAGGCTTGGACGGCAAGGCCCGCCTGCTCAGACCTCTGCGAGTGGAACAATTCCAATTCATGGTGAATCGACTTCGCTCACACGGAATGGACAAACAGCTCTACTTTTGCATGGAATCAACAGAGGTATGGAAAGAAGTGTTCGGCTACGCCCCCAGCGATTTTGGCGGGCTTGGGAAACATCTCATGGCACAAGCATTCGGCGAATAG
- a CDS encoding glycosyltransferase → MPTPYIHTDRFEELDHIDLNTVFGVLKIHCANFQPDIESCLVFLLRILRDKDAANHPDTRDWVTHLIRKIRDHGPFNRRGLELAFKLTNDQDIDARLERLRYFDLPPEMLDFRSVMSSQRAMRRKRELLQETLDRMPGHVLAASQLLQLDAYEGHKESPWLEKVTIPKFFEAEWNQRLFQHHASVGNTDRAMELLPRIAQSPLSEIQLNLAAELYVASGSTEQALHCYRESLKLDPHQLPVRHRLAELESPFVPDNERINIDRVCICVYTWNKAEDLERTLASLAQTYIGSARIRILLNGCTDNSLQIVKEAQTLFPDNDFKWIEIPVNIGAPAARNWLASLSDVRESDFVAYIDDDVELPRDWLAHFLTVMYQYPDTSVVGCKVVYGNNTNMLQYLHRTFSLAQNGLIKLSNPNQIAESDRGQYNFIRTTDHVMGCCHLLRMDHFPQGINFDIRYSPSQIDDIAHDIKTRVNNGVIRYCGLVTCVHHQNTGGGFKRRMTDAQVGQVMGNDMKLYHQFEGEMDKINSLMSESAS, encoded by the coding sequence ATGCCCACCCCCTACATTCATACCGATCGCTTTGAAGAGTTGGATCACATTGACTTGAACACGGTTTTTGGTGTTCTCAAAATCCATTGCGCCAATTTTCAACCGGACATCGAATCATGTCTCGTGTTCCTTTTGCGGATATTGCGGGACAAAGATGCTGCCAACCACCCGGATACACGGGACTGGGTAACGCACCTCATCCGTAAAATTCGAGACCATGGCCCCTTTAATCGGCGAGGCCTTGAGCTGGCTTTCAAGCTAACCAACGATCAGGATATTGATGCCCGCCTGGAACGGTTACGCTATTTCGACCTCCCCCCCGAGATGCTGGATTTTCGTTCTGTCATGTCGTCCCAACGCGCCATGCGCAGGAAGCGGGAGCTACTTCAGGAAACACTTGACCGTATGCCAGGTCACGTGCTGGCAGCCTCTCAACTCCTTCAACTGGACGCCTACGAAGGACACAAGGAAAGTCCATGGTTGGAAAAGGTGACGATTCCCAAATTCTTTGAAGCTGAATGGAATCAACGCCTGTTTCAGCATCACGCGAGCGTCGGCAACACTGACCGCGCCATGGAATTGCTCCCGAGAATAGCGCAATCCCCACTCAGTGAAATACAGTTGAACCTTGCTGCCGAGTTATACGTAGCCAGTGGCTCAACAGAACAGGCGCTCCATTGCTACCGGGAATCCCTGAAACTCGATCCACACCAGTTGCCTGTTCGTCACCGGTTAGCTGAGTTGGAATCCCCGTTTGTCCCAGACAATGAGCGAATCAACATCGATCGCGTCTGTATCTGTGTGTACACATGGAACAAAGCGGAAGATCTTGAAAGAACACTTGCCAGCCTCGCTCAAACCTACATCGGCTCAGCGCGCATTCGAATCCTGCTGAATGGCTGCACGGATAACAGCCTTCAGATTGTCAAGGAAGCACAGACACTGTTCCCGGATAATGATTTCAAGTGGATTGAAATACCGGTCAATATTGGCGCTCCTGCAGCACGCAACTGGCTGGCCTCTCTTTCCGATGTGCGTGAGTCAGATTTTGTCGCGTATATAGATGATGATGTGGAGTTGCCACGAGACTGGTTGGCCCACTTCCTGACAGTCATGTATCAATACCCGGATACGTCCGTGGTTGGGTGCAAGGTTGTATATGGTAATAATACGAACATGCTGCAGTACTTGCACAGGACGTTCTCATTGGCGCAAAACGGACTTATCAAGCTGTCGAACCCGAATCAGATAGCCGAGTCTGATCGCGGTCAATACAATTTCATCCGCACGACTGATCATGTCATGGGGTGTTGTCACTTGTTACGAATGGACCATTTCCCTCAGGGAATCAATTTCGACATACGTTATTCGCCCAGCCAGATTGACGACATCGCCCACGACATCAAGACACGCGTGAACAATGGTGTAATCAGGTACTGCGGACTGGTGACCTGTGTGCACCACCAAAATACCGGTGGTGGTTTTAAACGACGCATGACAGATGCACAGGTAGGACAAGTCATGGGTAATGACATGAAGCTCTACCACCAGTTTGAAGGAGAGATGGACAAAATCAACTCTCTGATGAGCGAAAGCGCCTCATAA
- a CDS encoding ParB N-terminal domain-containing protein yields the protein MQLSNEIISASADAVKNGGQHLFWSENINESLEISIGQFGQTTPVLAQESDAGLELISGHARLEVMKRLSNPVLVRVVTDASPLDKGLLYLADNTHKEIDDGMRLAALNYFAPLTDSSYLRQTILPMIGIKSKSKNAKLLMRWLDLPNNWQHHMQAGRIPMAAGDVLLKMDKADRDAIEPLFDSFSWSRSNAVNMLTWLFEAGKMQGKTVAQVMADSGITATLGQGLSPKDAIARLTAVAKETRYPHLNSLQASFDKAARDITTGTSWRMVQPNNFETGGTELTVSVKNVEQLEKATRELETIGSSPQWKTIWSLGEQND from the coding sequence TTGCAACTTTCCAATGAAATTATTTCCGCCTCTGCCGATGCCGTAAAAAACGGCGGCCAGCACCTATTCTGGTCTGAGAATATCAATGAATCATTAGAGATATCCATAGGTCAATTCGGCCAAACTACCCCCGTTTTGGCACAGGAGTCCGACGCCGGACTTGAATTGATATCCGGCCATGCCCGGCTTGAAGTAATGAAAAGGTTGTCAAATCCTGTGCTGGTTCGTGTTGTGACCGATGCTTCCCCACTGGATAAGGGACTTCTTTATCTGGCTGACAACACGCACAAAGAGATTGATGACGGCATGCGACTGGCTGCACTCAATTACTTTGCGCCTCTGACTGATAGTTCGTACCTGCGGCAAACGATTCTCCCGATGATAGGAATCAAATCAAAAAGCAAAAATGCCAAACTTCTCATGCGTTGGCTGGACCTCCCAAATAACTGGCAACACCACATGCAAGCCGGACGCATTCCCATGGCTGCGGGGGATGTTTTATTGAAGATGGACAAAGCTGACCGCGACGCCATCGAGCCGCTTTTCGACTCTTTTTCCTGGTCACGATCCAATGCCGTCAACATGCTCACATGGCTGTTTGAGGCCGGGAAAATGCAGGGAAAAACTGTAGCTCAAGTCATGGCCGATTCGGGTATCACCGCGACGTTGGGGCAAGGCTTGTCACCAAAGGACGCCATTGCCCGATTGACCGCCGTAGCCAAAGAAACCCGGTACCCTCATCTCAATTCATTACAGGCGTCTTTTGATAAAGCAGCTCGCGACATCACCACGGGTACATCCTGGCGAATGGTTCAGCCCAACAACTTCGAGACAGGTGGTACGGAGCTAACTGTATCCGTGAAGAATGTGGAGCAACTGGAAAAGGCAACCCGGGAGCTTGAAACCATTGGCTCTTCGCCTCAGTGGAAAACCATATGGTCATTGGGAGAACAAAATGACTAA
- the pyrH gene encoding UMP kinase, whose product MSKARYNRVLLKLSGEALAGEQTFGIEPEAIGQFAKEIADVASTGLQIALVIGGGNIFRGMAASAKGMDRAQGDYMGMLATIMNALAVQDALEKCGCDTRVLTAISMAEVAEPYIRRRALRHMDKGRVVICAAGTGNPYFTTDSGAALRALELKCDAIFKATKVDGVYDKDPKKYADAVKYETVTYMETLEKRLGVMDSTAISMARDNDLPIVVFNLYEEGNIRKAANGEPIGTIVQGGD is encoded by the coding sequence ATGAGCAAAGCACGGTACAACCGGGTCTTACTCAAGCTCAGCGGCGAAGCACTCGCCGGAGAACAAACCTTTGGAATTGAACCCGAAGCAATCGGTCAATTTGCCAAAGAAATCGCAGATGTCGCATCAACGGGCCTTCAAATTGCGCTCGTAATTGGTGGCGGCAACATATTCCGCGGAATGGCTGCCAGCGCCAAAGGCATGGATCGCGCACAAGGCGATTACATGGGAATGCTGGCAACCATCATGAACGCCCTTGCCGTGCAGGACGCATTGGAAAAATGCGGCTGTGACACTCGAGTCCTTACCGCCATATCTATGGCTGAAGTCGCGGAGCCGTACATTCGTCGCCGCGCTCTGCGCCACATGGACAAAGGACGCGTTGTCATTTGTGCAGCAGGCACCGGAAACCCCTACTTTACGACCGATTCTGGTGCAGCACTCAGAGCTTTGGAGTTGAAATGCGATGCCATTTTCAAAGCGACCAAAGTCGATGGCGTTTATGACAAAGATCCCAAAAAATATGCCGACGCTGTAAAGTATGAAACCGTCACCTACATGGAAACACTGGAAAAACGCCTTGGCGTTATGGATTCCACAGCAATTTCCATGGCCCGCGACAACGATCTGCCTATAGTTGTGTTCAATCTGTATGAAGAAGGTAATATTCGCAAGGCAGCCAACGGAGAACCTATAGGAACGATTGTTCAAGGAGGAGACTAA
- the rpsB gene encoding 30S ribosomal protein S2 has protein sequence MAYVTMKQMLETGVHFGHQTRRWNPKMRPYIFGARNGIHIMDLQQTVKMFATAHDFIVDTVAQGGKVLFIGTKRQAQEAVSQEAERAGMFYVTHRWMGGTLTNFQTIKRSIDRLKHLEQMFEDGSISRYTKKEAVGMNREIKKLNLALGGIKDLTEAPKAAFVIDPKREHIAIQECRKLGIPVVAVVDSNCDPDVVDYIIPGNDDAIRAIKLFATHMADACIEGAAMQKDYAAKAAEEAKAAKADKAEEAPKTEEKAEA, from the coding sequence ATGGCTTACGTAACTATGAAGCAGATGCTGGAAACCGGCGTCCACTTCGGCCACCAGACCCGCCGTTGGAACCCCAAAATGCGCCCCTACATCTTCGGCGCCCGCAACGGTATCCACATCATGGACCTGCAGCAGACTGTCAAAATGTTTGCTACTGCCCACGACTTCATCGTGGACACTGTCGCTCAGGGCGGCAAGGTCCTGTTCATCGGCACCAAGCGCCAGGCGCAGGAAGCCGTATCCCAGGAAGCAGAACGTGCTGGCATGTTCTACGTCACCCACCGCTGGATGGGCGGCACCCTGACCAACTTTCAGACCATCAAGCGTTCCATTGACCGCCTGAAGCACCTCGAGCAGATGTTCGAAGATGGCTCCATCTCCCGCTACACCAAGAAGGAAGCAGTGGGAATGAACCGCGAGATCAAGAAGCTGAACCTCGCTCTTGGTGGTATCAAGGACCTGACCGAAGCTCCCAAGGCAGCTTTCGTCATCGATCCCAAGCGTGAACACATCGCCATCCAGGAATGCCGCAAGCTCGGTATCCCCGTAGTTGCTGTCGTTGACTCCAACTGCGACCCGGATGTTGTCGACTACATCATCCCCGGTAACGACGATGCAATCCGCGCAATCAAGCTGTTTGCCACTCACATGGCCGACGCCTGCATCGAAGGTGCTGCCATGCAGAAAGACTACGCTGCAAAAGCTGCTGAAGAAGCAAAAGCTGCCAAGGCAGACAAGGCTGAAGAAGCCCCTAAAACCGAAGAAAAGGCAGAAGCGTAA
- the rseP gene encoding RIP metalloprotease RseP has protein sequence MLTSAIAIILALGGLIFFHELGHFAVARMFRMGVKAFSLGFGPKLFGFTRGKTEYKLSLIPLGGYVALAGETGEEEEAEEFADDELFSNRPAWQRMFVVAAGPFFNFLLAFLIFWFIVLMQGQGISLPTVGGVMEDSPAASAGIQPGDNVLAIDGQSIQSWSELVKTIRQRGENELEFLVEREGTTQKFYITPEVNTVKNLFGEEVTAPLVGITQGGNVAYVPVEGTGFTVALQHTWNMSRVVVKGFVSIIERLIPVETIGGPIMLAQMVHTSAQSGFFDLLGMVAIISINLAIINLLPIPVLDGGHILFFAIETVIRRPLNERWKAFSMRIGIMLLLMLMALAIFNDFRRILS, from the coding sequence ATGCTGACCAGCGCTATTGCCATCATACTCGCACTCGGCGGACTTATTTTCTTTCACGAGCTCGGTCATTTTGCCGTAGCCAGAATGTTTCGTATGGGAGTCAAAGCCTTTTCACTCGGCTTTGGGCCCAAACTGTTTGGATTCACAAGAGGAAAAACTGAATACAAGCTTTCACTGATCCCCCTTGGAGGATATGTCGCCTTAGCTGGTGAAACAGGTGAAGAGGAAGAAGCGGAAGAGTTTGCCGATGATGAACTCTTTTCCAATCGCCCTGCCTGGCAGCGCATGTTTGTTGTAGCAGCAGGGCCGTTCTTCAACTTCCTTCTGGCATTTCTCATCTTCTGGTTCATCGTCTTGATGCAGGGGCAAGGAATCAGTCTTCCCACTGTCGGTGGGGTTATGGAAGATTCACCCGCAGCATCCGCCGGTATTCAACCCGGTGACAATGTTCTGGCCATCGATGGGCAATCCATTCAATCCTGGTCCGAACTGGTCAAAACGATTAGGCAGCGCGGTGAAAACGAACTTGAATTTCTCGTTGAGCGCGAAGGGACCACGCAAAAATTCTACATCACTCCTGAAGTGAATACCGTTAAAAACCTCTTTGGGGAGGAAGTTACCGCCCCGCTTGTGGGAATAACCCAAGGCGGAAATGTTGCCTATGTTCCTGTAGAAGGAACCGGCTTTACCGTAGCGCTCCAGCATACCTGGAACATGTCGAGAGTGGTCGTCAAAGGATTTGTTTCCATCATTGAACGCCTCATTCCCGTAGAGACCATTGGCGGGCCAATCATGTTGGCCCAGATGGTACACACCAGTGCTCAGTCAGGATTCTTTGACCTTCTCGGAATGGTCGCAATCATTTCCATCAATCTCGCAATTATCAACCTGCTTCCCATCCCTGTACTCGATGGCGGACACATTTTGTTCTTTGCGATTGAAACCGTTATCAGGCGTCCATTAAACGAGCGGTGGAAAGCCTTTTCGATGCGTATTGGCATCATGCTCTTACTCATGCTCATGGCGTTGGCTATATTCAATGACTTCCGTAGAATCCTCTCGTAA
- the tsf gene encoding translation elongation factor Ts, producing MGITASQVKELREKTGVGMMDCKKALVESGGDEEKAIMYLREKGLSKAAKKAGRATSEGLITPYISEDGKTAVIAELLCETDFVAKGDDFQAFSAALSEKIAGLDVTAGTAEDLPEEITDVTDLIAKLGENMGVGRFAKVTTDGVLGVYVHSNNKLASIVELDGGDEDLAKDIAMHVAAMNPTCLTSDELPAEVLEKEKALYLKQAMDEGKPENIAEKIVMGRLNKFYSEVCLVNQAFIKEDKKSIKDVLNGANVVSMARLALGEGAAAEESED from the coding sequence ATGGGTATCACCGCATCTCAAGTTAAAGAACTGCGCGAGAAGACCGGCGTTGGCATGATGGATTGCAAGAAAGCCCTGGTAGAGTCCGGTGGCGACGAAGAAAAAGCAATCATGTACCTTCGCGAAAAAGGTCTGTCCAAAGCCGCCAAAAAGGCCGGACGCGCCACTTCTGAAGGACTTATTACTCCTTACATCTCTGAAGATGGCAAGACTGCTGTCATCGCTGAACTGCTCTGCGAGACCGACTTCGTAGCCAAAGGCGACGACTTCCAGGCTTTCTCTGCCGCTCTGTCCGAGAAGATTGCCGGTCTGGATGTTACCGCTGGCACCGCTGAAGACCTGCCCGAAGAGATCACCGACGTCACCGACCTCATCGCCAAACTCGGTGAGAACATGGGTGTCGGCCGCTTCGCCAAGGTAACCACCGATGGCGTTCTCGGCGTATACGTACACTCCAACAACAAGCTTGCTTCCATTGTTGAGCTTGATGGCGGAGATGAAGACCTGGCAAAAGACATCGCAATGCATGTTGCTGCCATGAACCCGACCTGCCTCACTTCCGATGAACTTCCTGCCGAGGTTCTGGAAAAGGAAAAAGCTCTGTACCTGAAGCAGGCCATGGACGAAGGCAAGCCCGAGAACATTGCTGAGAAGATCGTCATGGGACGCCTCAACAAGTTCTACTCCGAAGTCTGCCTCGTGAACCAAGCATTCATCAAAGAAGACAAAAAGTCTATTAAGGACGTGCTCAACGGCGCCAACGTCGTCAGCATGGCCCGACTCGCCCTAGGCGAAGGGGCCGCCGCTGAAGAGAGCGAAGACTAA
- the dxr gene encoding 1-deoxy-D-xylulose-5-phosphate reductoisomerase has protein sequence MKSYISTWPDNAELPAFPRSLCILGATGSIGTSALKVIKKHPDLFQVTALAGGTNAKRLAQLCTVFRPPYVGVLNDEVRKAFIAYLPCGYKPEIVVGPEGYAELASMEEVDYVLSSIVGAAGFIPTLAAAKAGKMIGLANKESLVLGGHIIRDACHASGATILPVDSEHNALFQGLTGHNGNDELKRLILTASGGPFRGKDREFLKTVTRDQALAHPNWDMGAKISIDSATLMNKGLEVIEACHLYGLPVDLVDVVVHPQSIIHSLVEYIDGSQLAHLGNPDMQVPIAHCLCFPKRVEVDVPQLNLAEIGNLTFEDPDLTAFPCLRLAREAFEAGPSHPIVLNAVNEIAVSSFLDEKIDYLDIPAMIETALEQHVPVDVSTPEAVLDLDRTARKLAGNQ, from the coding sequence GTGAAATCATATATATCGACCTGGCCTGACAACGCGGAGCTCCCGGCCTTTCCCCGTTCACTCTGCATATTAGGCGCAACCGGATCAATTGGCACAAGCGCACTGAAGGTCATCAAAAAGCACCCTGACCTCTTTCAGGTCACGGCTCTGGCTGGTGGTACCAATGCCAAACGGTTGGCCCAGCTTTGCACCGTCTTTCGTCCACCATATGTTGGCGTCCTCAATGATGAAGTAAGAAAAGCTTTCATCGCCTACCTCCCGTGTGGCTACAAGCCCGAGATTGTGGTTGGCCCCGAAGGATACGCTGAATTGGCAAGCATGGAAGAGGTAGACTATGTTCTTTCTTCCATAGTGGGAGCTGCCGGATTCATTCCTACCCTCGCAGCGGCAAAAGCTGGCAAGATGATCGGCCTTGCAAACAAAGAGTCACTCGTACTTGGTGGCCATATCATCAGGGATGCGTGTCATGCTTCCGGCGCGACAATCCTGCCTGTTGACTCTGAACACAACGCGCTTTTCCAGGGACTGACAGGTCACAACGGAAACGACGAGCTCAAACGTCTTATTCTGACTGCTTCCGGTGGTCCGTTTCGAGGCAAAGATCGAGAATTTCTCAAGACTGTCACACGAGACCAGGCACTGGCCCACCCCAACTGGGACATGGGAGCCAAAATTTCCATCGACTCGGCCACACTCATGAACAAGGGACTTGAGGTCATCGAAGCATGTCATCTCTATGGCTTGCCTGTTGACCTTGTAGACGTCGTTGTTCACCCGCAATCCATCATCCATTCTTTGGTTGAATACATAGATGGTTCACAGCTCGCTCACCTTGGTAATCCTGACATGCAGGTTCCGATTGCCCATTGCCTCTGCTTCCCGAAGCGTGTGGAAGTAGATGTACCACAACTGAACCTTGCCGAGATAGGAAACCTGACTTTTGAAGACCCAGACCTGACCGCTTTTCCGTGTCTCCGCCTTGCCAGAGAGGCATTCGAGGCAGGCCCAAGCCATCCGATAGTTCTCAATGCGGTCAACGAAATTGCTGTTTCTTCTTTCCTTGATGAAAAAATTGATTATCTTGATATTCCGGCCATGATTGAAACGGCACTTGAGCAACATGTCCCGGTGGATGTATCCACCCCTGAGGCCGTGCTTGATCTGGACAGAACAGCACGCAAGTTGGCCGGGAACCAATAA